CTCTGCATGAGCCCATGTACCATTTCCTCTCTATGCTGGCATTATCAGACCTGGGCctgtccttctcttctcttcccaccaTGCTGAGGATCTTTTTGTTCAATGCCATGGGGATTTCTGTTGATGCCTGCATTGCTCAGGAATTTTTCATCCATGGATTCACAGACATGGAGTCTTCGGTACTCCTGATCATGTCTTTCGATCACTTTGTAGCAATTTGCAACCCCCTGAGATACCGCTCCATCCTTACTAGCTCCAGAGTTTTGCACATTGGGTTAGCATTTGCTTTTAAAAGCATTCTCCTAGTTCTTCCCCTCCCTTTCACTTTAAAGAGACTCAAATACTGTAATAAACGCCTGTTATCCCACTCCTACTGCCTCCACCAGGACGTCATGAAGCTGGCGTGGTCTGACAATAGAGTTAACTTCTACTACGGTCTGTTTGTTGCACTCTGTATGATGTCAGACAGTATGTTAATTGTTGTCTCCTATGTGTTTATTCTGAAGACTGTATTGGGTATTGCATCTCACAGGGAATGGCTTAAAGCTCTTAACACCTGTGTGTCCCACATCTGTGCTGTGTTCATCTTCTATGTGCCCATCATCACCTTGGCTCTCATGCATCACTTTCCCAAGCATACACCCCCTGTGGCTATGATTCTGATGGCTGATGCATTCTTGCTGGTACCACCCTTGATGAATCCCATCTTGTATTGTGTAAAAACTCAGCAGATTAGAGTGAAGGTtctggaaaaattggaaacactgGGTCTGAAGTCTAAATGATGAGGCAAAGGTGGAAGTTCCATTTTCTCTACATCAAATTGTCTCGGGAGTAGGACAATGTTTCTTTCAAATAGGAGCTGCTTCCATTTACTTTAGAGTCCTTAATTATATTAGCTAATTCATTAAGTAATCAATTAATATCTATCATGGATGTCACACACCACAGCTTTTTGATATTAAGGAAGAAGAGGCTTACAATTTATAAAGTAGATAGtgatcctgttgttgttgttgggggaGACTGAGGCCACCCATCCTCAGTTAAAAGAGTAAAGAAGACATCTAACTTCAGAGAAGATTGTAAATAGGAGTTCAACTGTAATTGAGAGAATTCTGCAAAGTTCTGGACCATTTAGCATCTTTATATTTGCCTCTTGGCATTTGATTCCTCATTGTGATTTACATTAAATCCTTTCCAATGTGATTAGGTTTGTCTAAGTAACTTTTCTTCCTTGCTAACCAAAGGGTGGTACACTGATGTGCCTCAGCAGCATCTGGGAAATAATAAGAATCATAGGATCTCATCCTTCTTCAAGCCTACTAAGTCAGAATCTGTCTTTTAACAAGATTCTAGGTGGTTGGTGTGTACATTAAtgattgaaaaatacaaaatactttcCTGGGATAATGGGAAAAGGAAACCTAGAGAGTGTGTCTTTTGCTAAAGCCAATTTGGAGGGAAAGTGTAGGAGGAAATCCTTGGGGCACAAAAGATGGAGACCTATGTACATCATCAACATTCATACGTCTTATTGATGCACTCTGAATTTACACAAGGAAAGAGTTATGAATGATTCAAATTTAAAAGTCTCTTCAAGATGAAATACTTCATCCATTGTATATGCTTGGAAGGTGTATCTCAATTTGAACTAAAAGAATAGTCTAAATGGAAGGGTGTGGGTAAAATGGCTAACATAAAGAAGTGTAATAAACATTAGAGAACAAATTATGGTTCCAGAAGTTCTTATTAATATCTCTATCCCCATATGTGCTGTTGAGAGGAGAAAGAACATTTAAGTTCTTCCTGAAACTTATAATTCAAGTTGGTGTGGAATGATTTTCAGAGAGGGAATGGTGCTAGAATGGTAATAGTGAGCACTGAAAACCAAAGATGTTACAGAATTGATGTGGGTGTGGCCAGTGGTCAGGAGAGAGTGAGAGCCAGGGAAGAGCAGTTGAGGCCctgctgtgaaatgaagagcTCTTTGCTCCCATCTCTTAGTAAAGTAATAAAAACATGGAAGCAGTCAGTGATTCTGCATTTAGGTCATCTACCACCAAGTTACAAAGGGCCATTCAAATGCTTTCAGTAGTTCCATGTATATAATGAGGTGGTAGGAACTTAAAGAAACTTCTAACTGTAAAGGTTTTTATTCAGATTGAATATGCATATGAAGtttaaatatagttattttaatttccatgatTAATTCCACAAAactatcatttattgaatattttatatgttcAGACACTATGATACAGAGACTTGATTGCATGAAATACTTTTTATACCTATTTTACAAACATGGAACAGCTAGTGTCAAATCACTCAGGAATGATGGACTGAGGATTCTAAGCCAGGCCAATGTGACTCCACATATTTATATCCAACATTCTACTCTCAGTAAAGAAATGGGAAGATGGAGGTAGGTGTTCCAGGTAGGAGGAAAGAGTgggctttgggaaaaaaaaaaaagtttctcagaGACCTCATCACTGTTCTTCAAGACCAAGCTGTTTCTccattcaataattttaaaagagtattttGTAGCAGGGGTTTTGAATTaaggaaaatctgaaaataaattctgtttagtaaataattttataGACCTAGGGCATTCTTAAAATCTCACCCTCAGTATTCTCATTCATGAAattgagagctgctgctgctgctaagtcgcatcagtcgtgtctgactctgtgcgaccccatagacggcagtccaccaggctcctctgtccctgggattttccaggcaagaatactggagtgggttgccatttccttctgcaattcatgaaagtgaaaagtgaaagtgaagtcgctcagttgtatccaactcttcatgaccccatggactgtagcctaccaggctcctccgtccatgggattttccaggcaagagtactggagtgggttgccattgccttctccatgaaattGAGAGACTGACATCTAATTAGTTTATTAAGAGAATATATAGTATATCTTAAAGAATAGTTTGATAAAATATGAGGCTATAACTGTTTCTGTATTCCTAGAATATGTTCTAATATATCACTGTGTATTCTTATCTTGTCACTAAATGGATTTGATctgaaaatttgattttttcacttttcatttaaaatgtgttcttcTGTAATCACAAGTGACAAGGATGTTTCAACTGTTCAACATATAAAAGTAGAGAATTATTATTGTGTTAGTGAAtgctgaaaatgcatttaataggATTCATTAAGTAagcttattaaatttttttaaatgcaacatAAATGAACTATTAAGTGTTATAAAGTTTATTCAAAGATCTAGCAGTCAACCATCTAGCAGTGCCAGTAAGTGAAACACTAAtgccatttaaataaaatgagaaacaacATTTTTTGTTCACTCTTAAACTTTCATAACAGGTTGGAGATTCcaatgaatttaataaaataagaaaataaaataatttatatgaatattaGGGGAACATTACCTATCATCTATTTTACTTATGAATGCtattaataaatgcaaataaaatataaaagttttaaaatggtcCTAAAATTTTGTGATAATTTGGTAAAGTGCATACTAATGCaagataaaaaaatgtttttctcaatCTAGCAATATATATGTGGAAATAGAAATGGCCGGTTATCTCAGTTGATTAGAGTTTGGTGCTAATAACACtgaggtcctgggttcaatccccgtgCAGGCCACAGAAAGTTTTCCTCTTTACTACTCAAGGTGGTTACATgttaagggcttcctaggtggtgctagtggtaaagaacctgcctgccaatggaggagactcgagagacatgggtttgattcctgggtggggaagatcccctggagaaggaaatgacaacccactccagtattcctgcctggggaaacccatggagagaggagcctggcaggctacagtccttgagcatgactgagcacacacacacacacacactcacacacacacagaaatggggtaatgttttatttataatagcaacacaatcatacattttaaaaactacatagaaatagatttaaataaagtgaataattttattgaaaagtgtaaataagttcttaataaatgaaatacataaattGTTGTATGTGGAAACTTATGAATGCTGATTTGGTTATATTTAATCTACTAAAAATGTAATTCTTGTTAGAATTTcagagtttttaatttcttttgaaagaGGATCACTTTATACCACATATTAACCAAATCACACTGTGAGGCTGGTCTAACAGATCAGtgatatgtgaatatatatgacacatatgttgttcagttgctcagttttgtccgactctgtgaccacatggactgcagcacatcaggcctccctgtccatcactgactcctggagtttgctcaaactcatgtccattgagtcgatgatgccatccaaccatctcatcctctgtcatccccttctcagcatcagagtctttttcaaagagtcagctctttgcatcaggtggccaaagtactggagattcagcatcagtccttccaatgaatattcagggttgatttcctttatttttatttatttttttaatttaattttatttttacactttacagaattgtattagttttgccgaatatcaaaatgaatccgccacaggtatacatgtgttccccatcctgaaccctcctccctcctgcctccccattccatccctctgggtcgtcccagtgcaccagccccaagcatccagtatcatgcatcgaacctggactggca
This genomic window from Bubalus bubalis isolate 160015118507 breed Murrah chromosome 16, NDDB_SH_1, whole genome shotgun sequence contains:
- the LOC112579342 gene encoding olfactory receptor 51A7-like — translated: MMLPLNASEAAVSTFLLIGIPGLEGVHIWISISICLMYFMAILGNCTILFVIRTEPSLHEPMYHFLSMLALSDLGLSFSSLPTMLRIFLFNAMGISVDACIAQEFFIHGFTDMESSVLLIMSFDHFVAICNPLRYRSILTSSRVLHIGLAFAFKSILLVLPLPFTLKRLKYCNKRLLSHSYCLHQDVMKLAWSDNRVNFYYGLFVALCMMSDSMLIVVSYVFILKTVLGIASHREWLKALNTCVSHICAVFIFYVPIITLALMHHFPKHTPPVAMILMADAFLLVPPLMNPILYCVKTQQIRVKVLEKLETLGLKSK